AATCGTCTTGGCTATTCCCCTCACAAGTTTCGACCAACATCAATGTCTCCACTGCCAGTCTTGCATTTAATCCCGCACCCTTATCCTCCGTAGTAGTAATCGACAGGATACAAGAGAACCCATCTAGTAGTTGAATTTCAAGAACCTTGAAATAATTAACCCAGAACCTCGAAAAGaataggggaaaaaaaagaataagaccGTGTAATACAAGAATTCGATGATCATCAAGAAGAACTAATATCAAATCTTCCATCGGACAGAAAAATTCCTTTAACCAAGATACATTTAATTTCACAattgctttaaaaaatcaagaaccctaaatcaagaaactttacaaaaaaaaaaaaaaaaacgaaagaaAACACTTGCTTTGAGTTGATGACTTTCAAGAGATCCTTACCTAAACAAAGAAGAAACCGAGGCTGGAGGCGGATGAATGCAGCAAACGATGATGAGAACGTCAGAAATGAACGAAGAAATATTGTTTTTccttgttatttttctgttgcattttcatcgaattttCCATACTTATAGTGTGttagtgtgtgtttgtattATACAACGGTAACAAACTTTTATAACcctattttacttttaattggGCCGGGCCGATTGATCTCTTTTATACTATGGTtcaacaacaaataaatattgggCCTTAATGGATAAAATGAACTTGCCATATTTGGGCCTCTGTTTATTATTTGACATTtgtaaaactataattatgtttttcaggttataattgtaattataagtacacttTCTATTCAGtgggaaaaaattatataaattcctctaaagtataatatattaacacttttttaaaaagatgtatcaataattttatagtgtGGATAGTTGTAATAATGAATCTTGTAATCCAAGCGTCCCAAGCCCGTCCCATGAAAAGTTTATAAAGTAATTGAAATCCAATTGAATCAGACATATGGGCTGACTATACGGACCCAATAGCCCATACCAATTGGTACAGATTGCAGAGCCCATTTTGGCCCGGCTCCACACCGTCAAGCTAAATAGCAATTAGCTATAtcgataatttttaattaaattttagaaaaaacattatatatcaatgaataataataataataataaattacaataaattcataaaaatgagtaaagtaaaaaaaatatcaacacaTGTGATGAAGCtcaaacttaaaatttcaaatttgtgaTTGCtacttaattttcaaattgacaTTGATTTGGATTAAGATTTAGCATAGCATTTGGATGCGATTTTCTTTCTCAGTAGATGAGATCTAAAATTAGTGTAGGGTGTATgcataattaatgaaaaattacaagaatcaTTCGTTAATCTTGAACGCAAGAAATCGAGATTAATTGAATgatgatgaaaaattataaaagaaaatatatattgcagTTGCCAAGTTAAGAATATGATGGtaacaaaagttaaataaatactgAAAATCAAGAGAGATATAACAAAATCAGCTAATTCATAGGCAAAGATCCTGCTGCCCTCCTCCTCTTTCACGTACGTTTGGAATCAAAAGAGAGTCCTACGTCTCCTTTTCTTCCACTCTCTTTCAACAATCCCAAAAAGGCAAAAAGCCCATTCTTGGTGCTTCTGCACTCTCTCTTTATAccatatatatttggaattcTTGTGATCTGCTTGTTCTTACCTTTTCTTTGGGTTGCTAATGAATTAATCATTGTTGGCCGAGAATGCTTGTTTGCATGTTGTGGCGGCAGAAAGTTTAATCCTTTTTTCTTCCACCGTCTTTTGTAGATATAATAAGGTTTTGAACTTCAGTGCATGGACTGCACTTCTTTTTCTGGCTAAGAACCCTTTACAAGGTTTCTTTAATGGGTTGATTAGATATCATACTCTCTGATTTTACTTTGTTGCTGATTATGAGAACAGTATGTGATAAACTGTGAGTCTGCGATtacaaagaacaaaattttagaaatccCTTGTGATTTTTTGATGTAATTCATAATTAGTTAAGTCTTTCAGAGTATAGTAATAATGTTAGAATCTGTTACCACTGTTAGTTTTAGAGGGGTGTACTTTTACTTATGGTTTATGCTTCTGCACTTCCATAACATCTTAATTTGATAGCTTTCTTAAAATTGTATTGATAGTTAACAGAAggtgtaaattttttatgcagAGAGGTGTGGTCGCAATATGGGTGCCTTATGTTGTTGTTTTCATGTCCCTGATGTTCAAAATAATACTGGCTTAGACAATTCGAGTTCAGATGATTGTTTGTGTCCCAAGTGCTTCTTTCAGAATTTCATTAACAAGGTATGGTTGGGGACGATCTTTCTCGTCTTATATTGGTATTTTGATGTTCACTATTGTCAAGCTGATGATTCTAAAATTGTAAAGGGTAGAAGAGGTGATTCAGACCTTTCAAACTGATTAGGTCATTAAATCAATCTCAAATCATATGATAATGCTTCTTTGAGAATAGAGAATGATAGTAGTGGCCTGGGCAAGACAAAAACCATTACTGTTAAGAAACAATTGAAATTGAACTTAGTTTTCAGGATCTATTGATTTAGTTTCTTCTCTCTGAATTAAGCTGGTAAGTAGGCAACAGATCATTGATGATTAGTCAAAAAGAAAGAGACAGCTGTGCTAGTGTGCTGAATATAATCTGGTGATCAAGAGTTCTCCAAAACTTAGATTTTTCTTGTGTTTCGGACTTTGAAGATTTCtcattctttctccttttgttGTTAGTATGGTTGTAGTTCTGGCAGCTCTGTTTCTCCTAAATACAACTATATAAGTTTCATTTGTGTGCAAATTTGCTACAGCATCGGAATGTGTTGACCAGAGGACAAATTCGTGCCATCTCTTCATCTAATCAGCAGGCACCTGCTTTAAATTCTGAAATGGTTCTCAATGATTCACCCGAGGTCAGTGAGTCTCATGACAGAGCAGAGCCGAACGCTGCCAGTTCAAGGTATTTGGAAGAACAATGTAATGAATCAAGTGAAAGACAGGAGAAAGGCACTTGCTGTTTACGAGTTCAGCCTGAACCAGTTAGACAAAGAGATAATAAAGTTAATTCAAAATCTTTACAAGGAGACAGAATCGTTGTCTCTAACAGTGAAGCGCGATCTCAAAGGCAGAATTGTGGTTCGGAATCTTGTCTGGATGATTTGTCATTCGGAGTGGAAAgtatttttgcaaatataaATCCTTCACCAGATGATGAAGATGTGTGCCCAACATGTCTTGAAGGTGTAATTCTCTGTCTCTTAGCCTATCTGTTTCTTTCGTGCATCTTCATACATTATGGTGGCACAAGTACTCATAGGTAGATAGGTACTGCAAGTATTTGTACAAAATCAGCTTATGCAATCTCACAATTCAATCCGTACACATCTTAATCCTGCTAATCTCAGAATTATTTCTTTGACAGAGTATACACAAGAAAATCCCAAGATAGTAGCAAAGTGTTCTCATCATTATCACCTCAGTTGTATCTATGAGTGGATGGAAAGAAGCAAAAATTGTCCAGCATGTGGAAAGGTGATTGCAACTACTTTGTTTGCGTGTCTTGAAACCTTATCAATTCATCAAGAGATACATATGCTTGTCAATTCATCAAGAGATACATATGCCTGTTActtccccccctcccccccccccccccctgccCACCTGATTGTCCAATTGCCAGTTTCTTGTAGTAAAGATCTGTTACTAGTTTACCAATGAATGAGTCTGAAACACAGTAAACATTAGCTCCAGCTTGATACTAAGGTGCAATACATCTCGAGATAATAGATCAGCGGAATGGATTTCTCAATCTCTTAAATAATGTCTAAAGATTAGAATTCTTCCAAATTTTAACACTGTTATCCACTCAATTCTCTTGTAGGATGTTGTCAAAGAGATTGTGTACTGTTGCTTTGGTACTCTAATGTAAGATGTTCGGTTTCTTCTGATAAGATCAGGAATGAGAGTTCACCTGCACTTTTAGAACAAAACGACTTTGAAAGATTCCTGCACAAGAATGTACCATGATGCTAACAATTAcaaacacaaagaaaaaagaaataagaactTAAAAGCAATGATTGAAGATGTCCAGAACAATATTAAGATGTCCTCTTAGGGTTCATACTCAAGAATCTGAAAACATCGATATCTGATTGTACAGGATCTTGTTCATTTTTTAGacacttctctctctctctctctctctcaagtACTTGATTAATACTATGAACTGACTAGTTTTATTTGGGAGATTCTTATTGTATTGCCAGCATGATGTTGCATTCAAATCACCTTTTTTTCTGTCCAATTTCTCTAGTTGATGCTGTTCAACGAATCAAGTTGAACTTGTGGTGTGACGCAGCAAGGAGGATCAGACGATGATTTGCTGAACTAGAGGATATGGAAACATGACATGGATGGCTCATGCTGATAAAGGTTTCTACACTAGATTGCTGAGTTTTTGCAAATAGTTCTTGTTTTCTCCAAcaacaaattatctttatttaatcatCTGCGCTTTAATGGAGTGCTCCTACATTGCTGGTTGAAAAGATATCTTACCAACTGATGGCTTATTCTTTATTCGCACCACCTTAGTATTACTTTTCCAACGTGCAGCTCCAAAGCCTTCTTAAGCCTACACCGGTTCACCATGCATGAATTTTTAAGTCATTTAAAGGTCTGATGATCATAGAGCTGAAAATGCACAcatggatgaaaataaaagggatATATATCTGCTAACAGGTCATAACATGAATCATACATAAATGATTACATTATTGTCATATTCCATGAGATTCTTCTCCGTTACAGTACGGTAGATTCTGAAGAAGCATAGCATTAACAGCTGGAGAGTATTTTCTGACTCCACATTTACAACCATAGTAACAACTCATGTTAAGAGTAATCAGAAGTTATCAAGATGTCACACTCAAATAGAAGAACAACATACTTAATATTTAGTGCATCTTATTCTCAGATTTATATTTGCTGTCCTCGTGGACACATTGAGAAAACTTATTTCCCTTGTCCACACAAACAGTCATAATCATGCAGCAAAGCATCCGAGGTGACACGAGTAGAGCGAATCAAGAGTGAGGTCGAGCTCATTCCTTCTAGCTTCTGTTGCTTCTTCATAAGTCCCCCCTCTGCATTAAAGGAAAATTGCGATAAATTACCAACTGTTTAATTAAGAAGTAGATGGATCGAGCATTTAGAATGCACTAATCAACATTGTGCTAGATAGAGCTTAAGCTTATAGTTTTTCACTGACATTGGTGTGGATTGGTTACTACAAGAAAGAGAGTTACCCAATGTTTAAGCAAGGAAGCTGATGATGAGGTGCCATTAAGAATTGTGGtggtggcggtggtggtggtggcagTGGTGTCTGTTGTCCCATTtccttctccttctctttGATCTACATCACATAGGAGTTAACATTTTTAAGTGAAGGGTTCGTAATAAGTGAGAAGTGgagtatatataatgttgatCGATCAATCACCTTCTTTGCCAGCATGCTGTTTTGCTCTTGTATTGCTTTCTCCTGTCAAGAAAACCAGAATAAGCATCCACAAAATAGTTTAGAATACCAagatttttaactaaaaacaCCAACTCCAACTGATTAATCTAGTAGGAAAGCATTGGTGCCTGTATAATGACAAGGTGACAAGGGCAATTCAGGCCtgcaattgaaaaaaaaatggctagaattgTTCTcaaattgtcattttcttaaaatgtAGCACCAAAGTGTCAAACTGATTTCAACATGTcctattctttttaaaagtgaaaatgataaattattatttttcttttgaataaatcgattaaaatcaaatatcaaagTTAACACCTGTTGTTAAAATagaattacacaaattattaaaatataaatctatattttACACGTTAGTGGGGTTCGAATCTATGACTTCATAAGAGTTATGGGGTCTCAACTTCGTTAATTGAGTTAGGCCAGCATGACTTTATTGCCagctcatatatatatttacaagaGTGAAATTACAGTTTTCCCTATCATGCTatccacatttttttttcaaaagaaaagccGCGGATCCCATGAAGGGGGTTCAGCGAGACCATTACCAGTATATTGATCAAATGTAATCCATGCTATCGACATTACAATAGCATTAAATCAAAACTAGTGTTTGGCAGCCATTTATTTGATTGTACTGACAGAGATTGGTGTTTAAATCCTTGATAATGTATGAAATAAACCagttgaacaaaaaaaatcacccccccccctctggatctctctttctctctcgatataatataatattgctACAAGAATATATAATCGTGAGAAACCCTAGGCATGTTTCGAggaaaacaatgaaaaatagttattacaaaatttgaaatttggtcATGATGCAGAAGGATATATATCTTGTAGAtgtatagttaaataaataattgatatatactCAGCTTTTTAAAGTTGAGAGGAataaaagtgataattatccatacacacatacacaatcCACAGCACTAGGTGTAGTATGATCCGAAGATCAAACGCACATGTATCTATCTGCAGTCTATGTAAAGTACTTTTAACTTGTGCACTCCCATACTGCCCATTCGTTTTTCTCATTATAGTTAAATTGAATCTTAGGCAGTGATAATgatatacatgcatatatatatatatatatagagagagagatgggtGAAAGGACAGACCTTTCTCTGCAACTCAGAGATTGAATCGTACAACAGCTGATTCTGCACAGGAAAAAACATAGATATTGGAGATCTctcctgaaaaataaattaactaatagtAAAAGAAGGATTATTTAGTGAAGAATTTTGTATCGAAAACGTATTATACTTTTCTAGATCGAATGTTCTTGAGGGCAGTGTCAAGCTGCTGCTCCAGATTCTGAAGATCCTTCATGCTTATGGACTTCAGATCTTCCCCCATATAATGCCTGCACACCATAAAACCAAAATgttttaaacaaaaacaaaaatcctcTATCCCTCCGACTTCATAATTAATaaccattaattaattacctgTGATTTCTTTGCAAGAGCTCAATTCTTGCCTTGAGTTTGCTGTATTCCAGAGTCCAATTGGcctgcaaaattaattaagtcgaaatatataagatttaatattgaaatttaacaCAACTGAGCATCCAACACAGCAAATCctgcctatatatatacatatatatatatatagtttgaatAAAGAATGAATGAAAACAATTAGGTGACTTACAGGAGAGTCGGGCTGATCATTTGCAACCAATTGTCTTTCCGCAAATGAATATCTTTCATACTTCTCCAGGATCCTGTCCATGCTGCAACATTTTCATGCACCAATTGTCTaaatctttcattttcattacatatatacatatatcattaccatcatcatcatcactgacactgtaacatatatatatacgcttttagaaagaaaattttaaaggatCAAAAAACTGCTACCTAGTATAGGCAAGTAGCATGCATCTAAGAACCCTAGCTATACAAGAATTTTACAGTTGAAAGCTTTCTTCATCACCCAAAACAATAAAGATAAACacagctctctctctctctctagatctgtacatatatatatacatatattactAACATCACTTGTAGCTGCCTAATTTCTCTTTACCAAAACAAAGgaggagaaaaaaagaaataagctAGCAGTTTTctcttatattaaataatgtagacTGCTAACAACTAATTTCGCAAGAATTGTTCTTTTTGCTAATTAGTTCAATACCgataacattaattttttcatagttaTAGCgtcattttcttatagtgcatgaaaatttaataattaaacgGCACAAGCTCTTTagtttctgaaaatatttagaCTAACAgtccttttaaaaataagaaaaaaggagattcaataaatgcacataacCTAATTACCAAAAGTTTTCAGAATGTATTTTATGCACATATTTTCCTCCTGCAACGATCTTTTTGGATTAAAacagtaaaatatattaagagaaaaggcattggaaacttataattttcatcGTAATTCTAACATTGAAGAAATTACACTGTCATTGTCTTCAGACATGATTTCCCCATCCTGTCAAGAAAACACAGACTCCCACCTTCGTCATTGCACCCCCGCTCCCACCCCGGCCGCCGCCCGCAGAAGACAACAAATTAGATCATAGTACTAAGTTCTAACCAGCGCAATAATAACTTACAGAATCTAAGAATACCGCGTGTCAACAACTGAAATTTACACCAATTATGAGCTATTCCGTTCTTGAAAATGggaaagattttttttaaaaaaaaaagagaaaagaaaagaaaaggaaagctGTCAGCACAAAGCAAAGACATTACCAGAAAGACAATTTCTATATTCAGTGGTCAAAAAACCAGCCAAAATAATCGGATGACCAACCCGAAAAAGTTTTTCTCATCAACCTAAAAAAGATTCTTGCTATCTGTTTGGGAAATTTCATGACACCGCAAAACCCGGAAACTGTAGGGGATTAATTACTACCAAGATCATTATTATTAGTTCAGGTATGATGATCAGTACAAAAAACCATACGTTAGATCATGTATAACAAGAAAAGGTTTGATGAAATAAACCAGACATCATACgagaaacaaacaaagaaaatttggcCTAATTGAAGAACATGAGATTAATCTACATGCtgcttaattatatatatatgtaaaataaNNNNNNNNNNgaaaattaatcaagaaaattaagaaaacccATATCATAAAACTTTAAAAGGTTGGGCACAGGTTGGTCATGAGACAATTGGAGGAAAACCTAGCTAGAACAAAATGTCAGAAGAAGAAAACCCTAGTTATGGAAAGAAGTTCATAGGAAATAACAACAGATCTTGTTTCTGAAAAGGATGAATTCCATACATCAGATGAGGAAAGAGTTGAAAAAGTGGACAAACTTACCAAGAATCAGTAGAATACTCAAAGAGCTTCCCCTTATGGGAAAAAACAATCAAAGCTACTTCTGCATCACACAGCACAGAGATCTCATGAGCTTTCTTCAGCAAACCAGCTCTCCTCTTGGAGAAAGTCACCTGTCTGTTGATCTTGTTCTCTATCCTCTTCAGCTGTACCTTTCCTCTTcccattatattattttcctaCCCTTAATTCTCTCTCAACActactttctctctcttctttcttggtTCCCAGaaaccaaacaaattaaacaattaaagACCTAAAAATAGAAACCCTGATCAGATAGATGtagagtattttttttctttcactaCCTAGACGACGACAGAGATAGAGACCAGGAAATGAATTTTCTCTCTTAGTTATTTGCTGTCTTGGATAAAAACTGGGTATGAAGAGTTTATCTGTTCATGTTAGTCTTCTTTCTTATGTTGTTCCCTTTtggtgaaaaaaatgaaatgggGTGGGTTTCATCTTCATGTCATATATGCGGCAATTTAGAATGCTGTCTGATAAAGCATGTACAGTGGTGGGATTTGAAACCCGAAACCACCATAAGGAAAACCAGGTGGTTTTTTAAGGATGTGCTGTCGAGCTGTGGTTGGTTGGGGGTTGTGCGCCCCGTTCTTGTCTGCTGGATTATGAGGGTTCCCAAGGGTTCTTGAGAGAGGGTCGTTGGTAGATTAGGTAAAAGGCCTGGCTGCCTCAAAATTAGATTTAGATCTACGTACGGAGTTTCGAATTCGAATATGTTGTACTGTTTTTAACCGTTGACGTCTGTCtttcctttttaaattcaCTGTTAATGTCCCAATCCTAATTAGTTTTTTGTGAGGGGTcgttgttatttattttttgtgtttcttgaCTTATAAACAATTAATGTAACATTATATTCCACGAATTTATTGTTTTGGACATATGAAAGTTTTAAATACTTCTATGTTGTTTTTCGGTAGATGGATTTAGATTTAAAGGTTTTTAATGTATAATAACAACTTTATCAAACTTGTTTGGTACTGAAAAGGATTTCTAATAATTGAGCATTATGttgaaaaattcattgaaatatgaagttatttgaaattctaattttaatttcaaagcGTTTTATTAGgatgttttaatttagtggTTAAGGTTAAAATTGATGTCCCATGagcaaatttgatgatatagGTCCTAGTTCCACCGAACGTGCTGGTATTTGTTTCAgcttatatgaattattataatttatttattatttttagttatatcgATCTATTGGCTGAATTTGGGTATTGCTCAGTGTATCAAAATGagttattaatataatttatttacagttattaataaaaaaaaggaataattcaaatctttttatccaaacacaTCTTTACAATATCTAAATAAATAGCATTACTTAATGGTTCTTgaaattaaagttttaaatcaatttaattcccaataggttaattaaattgtacaatatttaaataatatttcattgacAACACTatcaaatgatattttggtcTGGCGTGGAACTTTATGATTAGTATTAATTAGGTATGCatgatgaatttatatatattgttgctagaaattcaaaacatcttaatctattaattacaataatataacCATTTTTCATACAGCGGACAGAGTCCGAAAAACTAACTATGACAGTATCATAGTTAGTTCTCAATGTCACGAcaattaaacttaaataatttattgtacatcaatcacatgataaatatattacataaattcgATGCTGATTAAAATTTCACACTATTAAGATTTGCATTATTGGCAGCCAAACACATATATAGTGGGCGTTGACGGTAagaatgaattataatttcttgcaTGAGTGCCAAAATTATATGGTCATGAGGTCCCATTAATTAATGTTCCACAAATTTTGTCCTATGAGTTCCCTAATTTGTATCCCACTTTAATACCAAACTTTTAAGCTGAAATATctgtaattacatttttgagGCTGTCTTGTCTCTTTCCATATCTTAATTGGGGTCTCTATCAATTGGTTGCTCTTGTTAGGACGTCTTTGTCCAGTTTCAGTGCACAGTAAtttattcaagaaatatttaaataatgagaaagaaagattattagttagttatatttagacagaaaaaagaattacagcacgaaaaaacaattatattatattattaattaatatatatacatatgttaataattaatagtaacGACAACGTATACATAATTGAATCACTAGTGGTGCTAattatcacataattaattaaccgtgttaatttattattatgaaaattgtaaaatattttgtcgatatcatatacttaaatttattatttttcaaattttattattcattcaTGTGCCTTTTTAATTCAGAGCatcttgaaattaaataaaattttactttctaAGCTAAAAGTAGGGTAAAAACGATACCTGCATTGTTGtggtatcaaaataaattcttcctttattttataggattaaaaaaaGCATTTTGTCTCTAAAAGTACGTACTAATATTTCAAGTAATTTTTCGACATgattaacttataattatgccCGAAAATGTTATAtctttacatatatacatatatacatatatatatataagttttattataatccaaataattaaaatttgtatagtGTGAAAGGAAAGGTGTAAATTAGGGGATGTGAAGGCAGACATGCAGCTGTAGTCGTGCAGTGCGATTTTTGGTTCTATTCTTATCCAATTCAAGTGCGCGCCGTTCAATTCAATATATACACAACCCGAATCATATCTTATCTTCAGCTTAGATCTGTGCAATTTGGGTGGTTCACAATCCCCAACTTGGAAATATTCAACATTTCATTTCTCTCACCAAAGTAACAATATCTTTATCTGTATAATTAGAGCAACATAGAAATTCATGCTGCCTCACTACCTAATTTTATGTCACTTCATTTCCGTCATAT
The window above is part of the Sesamum indicum cultivar Zhongzhi No. 13 linkage group LG2, S_indicum_v1.0, whole genome shotgun sequence genome. Proteins encoded here:
- the LOC105156475 gene encoding E3 ubiquitin-protein ligase At3g02290 encodes the protein MGALCCCFHVPDVQNNTGLDNSSSDDCLCPKCFFQNFINKHRNVLTRGQIRAISSSNQQAPALNSEMVLNDSPEVSESHDRAEPNAASSRYLEEQCNESSERQEKGTCCLRVQPEPVRQRDNKVNSKSLQGDRIVVSNSEARSQRQNCGSESCLDDLSFGVESIFANINPSPDDEDVCPTCLEEYTQENPKIVAKCSHHYHLSCIYEWMERSKNCPACGKLMLFNESS
- the LOC105156749 gene encoding floral homeotic protein APETALA 1 encodes the protein MGRGKVELKRIENKVNRQVTFAKRRNGLLKKAYELSVLCDAEVALIIFSNKGKLYEFCSSSSMGATLERYHRSSYGPLEAHQSPHNEQNKYQEYMKLKARVEVLQQSQRHLLGEELGQLGIKELDQLENVLDTSLKEIRSNKNHRMLNQLSDLHQKERNLLEINRALRSKLEGTSAALQSTWQLQPELNVQYQQPPPVLPDVLFEPLQSNNIRYENNIMGRGKVQLKRIENKINRQVTFSKRRAGLLKKAHEISVLCDAEVALIVFSHKGKLFEYSTDSCMDRILEKYERYSFAERQLVANDQPDSPANWTLEYSKLKARIELLQRNHRHYMGEDLKSISMKDLQNLEQQLDTALKNIRSRKNQLLYDSISELQRKEKAIQEQNSMLAKKIKEKEKEMGQQTPLPPPPPPPPQFLMAPHHQLPCLNIGGGTYEEATEARRNELDLTLDSLYSCHLGCFAA